A genomic stretch from Penicillium digitatum chromosome 4, complete sequence includes:
- a CDS encoding TRP-like family translates to MPCQWNGDVKDILTASRLNLDFPPHAKHTVQSQSKETSRNIWVTRRSTNIRPYKNFRIRRLATWYSGVPLTRNPNMRLLSLLTCFVAFLAPLASAVQLLESNALSVCMESSNFTATYFSVVFYPGNNSLLVGFDGVSYIEGKVVAEITLTAYGFEAYKNTLNPCSISGMGMCPMSAGPMDLGPLSLDLPAGTSAKIPGIAYTVPDLDANVRIAIRTLDTNEKIACVEASLSNGKTVNQAGVGWTTAVISGLGLAASAITSGLGHSNTAAHVAANALSLFGFMQSQAMIGMTSVHMPPIVEAWTQNFQWSMGIIPVDFIQTIATWYQRATGGTPSTTLSELADTSVEVLKRRKRDFADPAMNLLKRATRPMMVKRATGMSKKSPDTSQKLLVARGIDRVGFRADIEETNVFLTGLIFFAVFTCIVVIIVTIFKGITELFVRSGLMKSERFQDFRNGWKIVLRGILFRLTLIGLPQMSVLCLWEFTQRDSPAEVVLAVVMLLSMLISLGWASQKVIRLAKRSVTMHKNPAYILYSDPSCLNKWGFLYVQYRATAYYFVVPLLIYTLIKGMFIGLSQPTPVVQTVALVILELSMLLAACILRPWMDKKTNVFNISIAVINFINSIFLLVFSDVFDPPGLMIGVMGVVFFVYNAVFALVLLIMVLIASLYAVVSKNPDTRYQPMRDDRGSFIKSQPQLTTELDALGATARGDMKPGQYNHNNPFDDDDTASFSSGNGATVGRQMESTYPPNGSATQAPRSPVDPSVPLFPSNAGNHNPPPGYDQFGRAPSPAGRSFDNTSPVGQSALSTTHQAQNSVSPWQRGAGYDH, encoded by the exons ATGCCTTGCCAGTGGAATGGCGACG TGAAAGACATCTTGACTGCATCTCGACTCAACCTTGACTTTCCTCCGCACGCCAAACATACAGTACAGTCACAGTCCAAGGAAACGTCGAGAAATATTTGGGTCACACGGCGATCAACCAATATCCGGCCGTACAAAAACTTCCGCATTCGGCGGCTGGCAACGTGGTACTCTGGAGTGCCACTGACACGGAACCC CAACATGCGGTTACTATCGCTTCTCACTTGCTTTGTCGCCTTTCTGGCGCCGCTAGCCTCCGCCGTGCAGCTCCTTGAATCCAATGCACTCAGTGTATGCATGGAAAGTAGCAACTTCACGGCCACGTATTTCAGCGTTGTCTTCTATCCAGGGAACAATTCTCTTTTGGTCGGCTTCGATGGCGTCTCATACATCGAAGGTAAGGTTGTCGCAGAGATAACCCTTACCGCGTATGGCTTTGAGGCGTACAAGAACACCCTTAACCCTTGTTCGATTTCCGGCATGGGTATGTGCCCCATGTCCGCTGGACCCATGGATTTGGGACCACTTTCTCTCGACCTGCCAGCTGGTACTTCAGCCAAGATTCCTGGTATTGCCTACACTGTGCCCGATCTTGATGCAAATGTGCGGATTGCCATCAGGACCCTCGACACTAATGAAAAAATTGCTTGTGTCGAGGCCTCGCTTTCTAATGGCAAGACCGTTAACCAGGCCGGGGTCGGGTGGACAACCGCTGTCATCTCCGGATTGGGTCTTGCTGCATCCGCTATCACCTCCGGACTAGGTCATTCTAACACCGCGGCTCATGTCGCGGCAAATGCGCTCTCCCTTTTCGGATTTATGCAGTCGCAAGCAATGATTGGCATGACCTCAGTTCATATGCCCCCGATCGTGGAAGCTTGGACCCAGAACTTCCAATGGAGTATGGGTATTATCCCCGTGGATTTCATTCAAACGATCGCTACCTGGTATCAGCGGGCAACTGGTGGAACTCCATCGACAACCCTGTCAGAGCTTGCTGATACTTCTGTGGAAGTCCTCAAGCGCCGCAAACGTGACTTTGCTGACCCGGCAATGAACCTTTTGAAGAGAGCCACGAGACCAATGATGGTTAAGCGAGCAACTGGCATGAGCAAAAAATCACCCGACACAAGCCAGAAACTTCTTGTTGCCCGAGGAATTGATCGGGTTGGATTCCGTGCCGACATTGAGGAAACCAATGTCTTCCTCACAggtctcatcttcttcgcggTCTTTACCTGTATTGTCGTCATAATCGTTACAATCTTCAAGGGAATTACTGAGCTATTTGTCAGAAGTGGCCTAATGAAGAGCGAGCGGTTTCAGGACTTCCGTAATGGATGGAAGATAGTTTTGCGTGGGATCTTGTTCCGACTGACTCTCATCGGGTTGCCCCAAATGTCTGTTCTTTGCCTCTGGGAGTTCACTCAGCGTGACTCGCCCGCTGAGGTTGTCTTGGCAGTGGTCATGCTTCTTTCGATGCTCATCTCTCTTGGGTGGGCCTCGCAGAAAGTAATTCGGCTGGCAAAGCGTTCAGTGACCATGCACAAGAACCCGGCATACATTCTTTACTCTGACCCATCCTGTCTGAACAAGTGGGGGTTTTTGTATGTGCAGTACCGAGCAACGGCATACTATTTTGTCGTTCCACTTCTCATCTACACCTTGATCAAGGGTATGTTCATCGGTCTGAGCCAGCCTACACCAGTCGTCCAAACAGTGGCCTTGGTGATCCTTGAGCTATCCATGCTGCTTGCTGCCTGTATCCTCCGCCCTTGGATGGATAAGAAGACTAACGTCTTCAACATCTCTATTGCTGTGATCAATTTCATCAACTCCATCTTCCTGCTCGTTTTCTCGGATGTGTTCGACCCTCCCGGATTGATGATCGGTGTCATGGGTGTCGTCTTCTTTGTTTACAATGCCGTGTTTGCTTTGGTTCTTTTGATTATGGTTCTGATCGCCTCACTTTATGCCGTTGTGTCCAAGAATCCCGACACTCGTTACCAGCCCATGCGCGACGATCGTGGCTCGTTCATCAAGTCCCAACCCCAGCTGACTACTGAATTGGATGCCTTGGGTGCTACAGCGCGTGGGGATATGAAGCCGGGGCAATACAACCACAACAACCCGTTCGACGATGATGATACCGCTTCTTTCTCCAGTGGAAACGGTGCTACCGTTGGCCGCCAAATGGAATCAACCTATCCACCGAACGGTTCTGCCACCCAAGCGCCTCGGTCACCTGTTGACCCATCTGTGCCGCTGTTCCCCAGCAACGCAGGTAATCACAATCCTCCCCCTGGATACGACCAGTTCGGTCGGGCCCCTTCGCCCGCCGGAAGGAGCTTTGACAACACCTCCCCTGTGGGCCAATCTGCTTTGTCGACAACTCATCAAGCCCAAAATAGTGTCAGCCCTTGGCAAAGGGGTGCTGGCTACGACCATTAA
- a CDS encoding Zinc finger, C2H2-type matrin, which produces MPKFFCDYCDVYLTHDSMSVRKAHNSGRNHLRNVVDYYQQIGQEKAQSVIDSITSSYAAEGQQAPSMMPPGAFPPPFGFPGMPGMPPPPFGIPPPGAPGAPGMLPPPGAHGIPFPPPFPGAAGTPPTGGFPPPLPNMPQGANLPIPPPGGFPNFPIPPPGAVGFPPMPGQPGMGPGGPSQIPTGPRSLEGYPPPPGGGPPGGMDQRW; this is translated from the exons ATGCCCAAAT TCTTCT GCGACTACTGTGATGTCTATCTAACCCACGACTCCATGAGCGTGCGCAAGGCGCATAACTCCGGCCGAAACCACCTGAGAAACGTGGTGGACTACTACCAAC AGATCGGCCAAGAAAAGGCCCAGTCTGTGATTGACTCCATTACCTCCTCCTACGCCGCAGAGGGCCAACAAGCCCCCAGTATGATGCCCCCCGGCGCTTTCCCGCCTCCCTTCGGATTCCCGG GCATGCCAGGTAtgccccctccccccttcGGCATCCCTCCACCAGGCGCCCCTGGTGCCCCAGGCATGCTACCTC CTCCAGGAGCCCATGGCATCCCCTTCCCACCTCCCTTCCCTGGCGCCGCCGGAACCCCGCCAACAGGCGGCTTCCCTCCGCCTCTCCCCAACATGCCCCAGGGCGCAAACCTACCAATCCCGCCCCCAGGCGGCTTCCCCAATTTCCCCATCCCCCCGCCAGGCGCTGTGGGCTTCCCACCTATGCCTGGTCAGCCTGGTATGGGACCCGGTGGCCCGTCGCAGATTCCTACTGGCCCCCGTAGCTTGGAGGGGtatcctcctccccctggaGGTGGGCCTCCCGGTGGGATGGATCAACGGTGGTAA
- a CDS encoding Zinc finger, C2H2-type matrin, whose amino-acid sequence MVQAILTDNPEFPVTSVDIIGCNRTMGNLLCFVRGEEKPFRILVEVLGKTVFFVRRENSPTETIPGIHGYGHTFPEAYTTWGANVGGSQSHQRVVEYEFAGMRCLVRFEADGFLPDLVSDPEKSGEDPVPDSKEESVDPEEALPSIDEMAISDVPSASTEMATEQLDIAIQGQRIPQCAVFDLKTRSRSKKSVNVLEKELPQLWVTQTPNFILAHHAAGQFKHIRVQDVRNDVKQWEETQQLALGKFASLLQMIVEFARSLDNGKLEIEREEGEQVLNLREQRGVVNGVLSPAVASKWDL is encoded by the coding sequence ATGGTACAAGCCATTCTGACCGACAACCCCGAGTTCCCCGTGACCAGTGTGGACATTATCGGGTGCAACCGTACAATGGGTAACCTGCTGTGTTTTGTGCGTGGGGAGGAGAAGCCCTTCAGGATTCTGGTTGAGGTACTTGGCAAGACGGTGTTCTTTGTCAGAAGAGAAAACTCGCCCACCGAAACAATTCCCGGTATCCATGGATATGGGCACACTTTCCCGGAAGCATACACCACGTGGGGTGCAAATGTGGGCGGTTCCCAGTCCCATCAACGGGTGGTGGAGTATGAGTTTGCTGGCATGCGGTGCTTAGTGCGTTTTGAAGCCGATGGCTTTTTACCCGACCTGGTTTCGGATCCCGAGAAATCCGGAGAAGATCCCGTTCCCGATTCCAAGGAGGAGAGTGTCGACCCAGAGGAAGCTTTGCCGTCCATCGATGAAATGGCAATCTCGGATGTCCCCTCAGCCAGTACGGAAATGGCAACGGAGCAGCTCGACATTGCCATCCAAGGCCAGCGTATCCCACAGTGTGCAGTCTTTGACCTGAAGACTCGATCTCGCAGCAAGAAGAGTGTCAACGTTCTTGAGAAGGAATTACCCCAGTTGTGGGTTACACAGACCCCCAACTTCATTCTCGCCCATCATGCAGCTGGTCAATTCAAGCACATTCGGGTTCAGGATGTGCGAAATGATGTCAAACAGTGGGAGGAGACCCAACAGCTGGCTTTGGGCAAGTTTGCCAGCTTACTCCAAATGATTGTGGAGTTTGCTCGGAGCTTGGACAATGGAAAACTTGAGATTGAGCGTGAGGAGGGTGAGCAGGTTTTGAATCTGAGAGAACAGCGTGGGGTTGTCAATGGTGTCTTGTCCCCAGCTGTCGCAAGCAAGTGGGATTTGTAA
- a CDS encoding ATP-dependent RNA helicase DDX18 has protein sequence MAALAQPSGKRSILVSLNKTGTHEARILLGLISSRTCKTQGQGLINKMPGPVDTAKSINKRKRKHSSKAESDVAKPVQAKSSPAVTPKKSIASTPKASAEKSTKKRKVSPSPSAEEESADEVEVAEDAEEVDAEENSDAEDTEAVNGTDLPTMEDVRLPQTEGKLQKFTELNLSEKTMQGINDMGFTTMTEIQQRTVPPLLAGRDVLGAAKTGSGKTLAFLLPAIEMLHALRFKPRNGTGVLVVSPTRELALQIFGVARELMAHHSQTYGIVIGGANRRAEAEKLMKGVNLLIATPGRLLDHLQNTQGFIFKNLKTLVIDEADRILEVGFEDEMRQIVKILPKEERQTMLFSATQTTKVEDLARISLRPGPLYINVDHSKEHSTVAGLEQGYVVCEADKRFLLLFSFLKRNLKKKIIVFFSSCNCVKYHAELLNYIDLPVLELHGKQKQQKRTNTFFEFCNAKQGTLICTDVAARGLDIPAVDWIIQFDPPDDPRDYIHRVGRTARGAEGKGRSLMFLQPSEVGFLKHLKDARVPVVEFEFPASKIVNVQSQLEKLIGQNYYLNKSAKDGYRSYLQAYASHSLRTVFDVNKLDLVKVAKGFGFNAPPRIDIQLGSSLSRDKKQEQQGRRTYGSQPKHGAGLKFKRKHND, from the exons ATGGCGGCACTTGCACAGCCTTCAGGCAAGCGTTCCATCCTTGTTTCACTTAACAAAACAGGAACCCACGAGGCGCGTATCCTGCTCGGCCTCATTTCTTCTCGG ACCTGCAAAACACAAGGTCAAG GACTAATCAACAAAATGCCTGGCCCCGTGGACACCGCAAAGTCCATCAACAAGCGCAAGAGAAAGCACAGCTCGAAAGCAGAGAGCGATGTCGCCAAGCCCGTGCAGGCCAAATCCAGCCCTGCCGTGACCCCGAAAAAGAGTATTGCTTCAACCCCAAAGGCTTCAGCCGAGAAGTCCACtaagaagcgcaaggtcAGCCCTTCACCAAGcgccgaggaagaaagcGCCGACGAGGTCGAGGTCGCCGAGGATGCCGAGGAAGTGGATGCCGAGGAGAACAGTGATGCTGAAGACACCGAGGCCGTGAATGGTACGGATCTTCCTACTATGGAAGATGTCCGTTTGCCTCAGACCGAGGGCAAGCTCCAGAAATTCACTGAGCTGAACCTTTCCGAGAAGACCATGCAGGGTATCAATGACATGGGCTTCACAACCATGACTGAGATTCAACAGCGTACCGTTCCTCCTTTGCTTGCCGGACGCGATGTGCTCGGTGCTGCGAAAACTGGTTCCGGAAAGACTTTGGCCTTCCTGCTCCCCGCGATTGAGATGCTGCACGCCCTGCGCTTCAAGCCCAGAAATG GTACTGGTGTTCTCGTTGTGTCCCCTACTCGCGAACTGGCACTGCAGATCTTCGGTGTCGCCCGTGAACTCATGGCCCACCACTCGCAGACATACGGCATTGTTATCGGAGGTGCCAACCGTCGCGCTGAGGCCGAGAAGCTTATGAAGGGTGTCAACTTGCTCATTGCGACACCCGGTCGTTTGCTCGATCACCTCCAGAACACCCAAGGATTCATCTTCAAGAACCTGAAGACCTTGGTCATTGACGAGGCAGACCGAATTCTCGAAGTCGGTTTCGAAGATGAGATGCGCCAGATCGTGAAGATTCTGCCGAAGGAAGAACGTCAAACTATGCTTTTCTCCGCCACACAAACCACTAAGGTCGAAGATCTGGCCCGGATATCCCTACGCCCTGGACCGCTTTACATTAATGTCGACCATAGCAAGGAGCACAGCACGGTGGCTGGTCTGGAACAAGGCTACGTGGTGTGTGAGGCAGACAAGCGTTTCTTGCTTCTCTTCTCATTCCTCAAGCGTAACCTTaagaagaagatcattgTCTTCTTCTCGAGCTGTAACTGCGTCAAGTACCATGCCGAGCTTTTGAACTACATCGATCTCCCCGTTCTGGAGTTGCACGGAAAGCAGAAGCAACAGAAGCGGACCAATACTTTCTTCGAGTTCTGCAATGCCAAGCAAGGTACCTTGATCTGTACTGATGTTGCTGCTCGTGGCTTGGAT ATCCCCGCTGTCGATTGGATTATCCAGTTTGACCCCCCTGATGATCCTCGTGACTACATTCACCGTGTCGGACGTACCGCCCGTGGTGCCGAAGGCAAGGGTCGCAGTCTGATGTTCCTCCAGCCTTCCGAGGTTGGTTTCTTGAAGCATCTTAAGGATGCTCGTGTGCCAGTCGTGGAGTTCGAGTTCCCAGCCTCCAAGATTGTCAATGTGCAGTCTCAATTGGAGAAGCTCATCGGCCAGAACTACTACCTCAACAAG TCTGCCAAGGATGGTTATCGTTCTTATCTCCAAGCATATGCCTCGCACTCCCTTCGCACTGTGTTCGACGTGAACAAGCTTGACCTCGTCAAAGTTGCCAAGGGCTTCGGTTTCAATGCCCCTCCTCGCATTGACATCCAGCTGGGCTCGAGCCTCAGCCGCGACAAGAAGCAGGAGCAGCAAGGACGCCGCACGTACGGCAGCCAGCCTAAGCACGGTGCTGGACTGAAGTTCAAGCGGAAGCACAATGACTGA